The Flammeovirga pectinis genomic interval GCGGGTAACTTATTCAGCATAAATACTACTCAAATAAAAAGTAAGCCTAAGTTGGTTTATAGTTCATATTATCAAATAACAGCTATTACATCTACTTTATCAGGGAGTAAAATTGCAATTGGCTTTAGTGATAGAAAAGTTGTTGTTGTACCGGTTCAGAACACAGCAGATAAAATTATTTTTAGATCAAAAGATAGGTTAATTACTTCATTATCTTTTAGCAATGATGAGAAGGAGTTAATTGTTGGAGGTAAGAATAAATTATCGTTATGGGATTTAACTAATGCCTCTTTAATAAGATCTATTGATGTTGAAAATAAAATTTTGAGTGCAAAATTTACTTATGATAATAAATATGTAATCGCTGCAGAAGAAAATGGCCGTTTATTAACTTTCTCAAATGATTTATCATCTATTATTTATGATTACAAACAAAGTAAAGGGAATGTTGTAGATGTACTTGACTTTCCTGGTAAACAAGTGTTTCTAACTTTGTCTAACGACTTAGGTGTAGGAATATGGGATCTTGATTCTGATTTAAGATTTGGTGTAGTTTTATCTGATGGAGATATAGGTTGGGTTGTTCAGCATAATTCAGGCTTGTTTGATGCATCTGAATCGAATATGAAAAACCTATATTATGTTGCGGGAAATGAAACGATTGATTTGGTACAACTTCAAGATATGTATTGGGAGCCAAGTTTAGGTTCTAAACTATTTATGGGTTCAGAGTTAAGGGTTGTTCCAGAGTTGACAGATATATTACTCTACCCAGAAGCAAGAATGCATAAAAAAGGGGATAAGTTATTGGTAGAAGTTGTAGATAGAGGTGGTGGGATTGGAAAAGTAGCTGTATTAGTGAATGGAAAAGAAGTATTGTCAGATATTTCTGAGTACAAAATAAACAATACACTAAATAAGATCAATATCTTAAATCAAAAACACGATAAGAATAAATATTCAGTTCCTTTAGATTCTCTAAGTTATCTTTTTGAAGGTGGTGGTAATTTAAATAATATCACTATAAAAGTTGAAAATCTAGAGGGAACATTGTCAGGAAGAGGTTTGACGATAAAGCACAAATCAAAGAATGAAGATCAAACGATTCCTTCTTTTTACGGTATTGTTGTGGGAGTTTCTGATTATAGAGGAACAACACTTGATCTAAAATATGCGGCTAAGGATGCTGAAAAAATTGCAACATCGATTAAATCATCAGCGCAAGAATTATTTGGTGAACATAGAGTACATGTAGATCTTTTCTCTACAGGTAGTACAGATCCAAAACATCAGCCAAATAAGCAAAACATAAAATTAGCTTTCGATAGCCTTCAGCAATTAGCTACTCCTTCAGATGTTCTTTTTGTATTCTTGGCAGGGCACGGTATGTCTGTAAAAGAAAAAAACGGAGACGAAGATTTTTTCTTTTTAACGAAAGATATTTCAACTGCAGATTTAACAGACAATAGAATTAAAGAAGCGTATGCAATTGCAGGTAAAGAATGGTTGGATTGGATGAAGAAAATACCAATTACACGCCAGGTTTTTATTATGGATGCTTGTAATGCTGGTAAATTTGCAGAAACAATAATTGCATCTAGAAATATTGATGAGGAAGCAGTTAGATTAAGAGCTTTAGAACGTGTGAGAACTCGTTCAGGAATGTATTTACTAGCAGGCTCTGCGGCTGATAAAGTAAGTTATGAGTCTTCTATGTATGGACAAGGATTGTTGACATATTCGATCTTAGATTACTTGAAAAGAGGAAATTTAAGAAAGGGAGAATTTTTAGATGTACAAATGATGTTTGGAAATTCTGTAGATGAAGTACCTAGATTAGCAGAGCGCTTTGGTGCATTTCAACAACCTGAAATGAGAATACCACATGGAGG includes:
- a CDS encoding caspase family protein, translating into MYLKILILKWRLIITIGLFFYAQCSFSQDANIALTFSQGHLGKVTSLDISKDGALIISAGEDRTIKIWDTGQERLLRTINAHEIGVADISLSKDKQFIVSAGLDHSVKVWETKSGKLVSAIDHLSDAIIEVRFKKDIIIYINAQGEVYHWDWLSKEKAKVHNWSAELTSGVSTFISFPKSNNSVIFGKFDGSVEIWNISQKKVKKQKKLFEDWVADIIFLKEQNVIICGGWDGKLISWNIDTDSITDNGYMPDGTGVNTIKYSHSIGKVIITSRGNHAYFYKIEGDSLLLEKEFSSREIITSAFSKKGDVVVVAYNDGEIALWEVKGMKLIASWKPIKDKAKGFSVSLIAQCIAVSSESGALRLWKLGSREDLTKWEAHDQEISNTKFKSNGKLVTTSLDSTIKVWDNTTNFQLSHEYKVNAPIYHSYLLPNDSTLLYSDNAGNLFSINTTQIKSKPKLVYSSYYQITAITSTLSGSKIAIGFSDRKVVVVPVQNTADKIIFRSKDRLITSLSFSNDEKELIVGGKNKLSLWDLTNASLIRSIDVENKILSAKFTYDNKYVIAAEENGRLLTFSNDLSSIIYDYKQSKGNVVDVLDFPGKQVFLTLSNDLGVGIWDLDSDLRFGVVLSDGDIGWVVQHNSGLFDASESNMKNLYYVAGNETIDLVQLQDMYWEPSLGSKLFMGSELRVVPELTDILLYPEARMHKKGDKLLVEVVDRGGGIGKVAVLVNGKEVLSDISEYKINNTLNKINILNQKHDKNKYSVPLDSLSYLFEGGGNLNNITIKVENLEGTLSGRGLTIKHKSKNEDQTIPSFYGIVVGVSDYRGTTLDLKYAAKDAEKIATSIKSSAQELFGEHRVHVDLFSTGSTDPKHQPNKQNIKLAFDSLQQLATPSDVLFVFLAGHGMSVKEKNGDEDFFFLTKDISTADLTDNRIKEAYAIAGKEWLDWMKKIPITRQVFIMDACNAGKFAETIIASRNIDEEAVRLRALERVRTRSGMYLLAGSAADKVSYESSMYGQGLLTYSILDYLKRGNLRKGEFLDVQMMFGNSVDEVPRLAERFGAFQQPEMRIPHGGDSFDIGRVTDDVKSNISISSNLARIRMSDFEEDSIWTDPLQLSAYFDRKLLQLSEGKNSGYNSFTFTPYAKGEGVFQLKGKYTENDNEIQVAIKIIEDNEVKYSFKTEAEDREILIEKAIFEIVTYFKDN